In Phoenix dactylifera cultivar Barhee BC4 chromosome 1, palm_55x_up_171113_PBpolish2nd_filt_p, whole genome shotgun sequence, the genomic stretch AAAGAATCTATTTGGGAGTCAAATGAAGAAAGATAAAGAGTCCAATATGTTTTGGAGTTTCATGACAGGAGTTTCATTCGAttggaaaaggagagagagcaCATGTGGTAGTAAACATGAGCAAGAAAGTTAGTGGGGTaattaacatattttttaagATTAAATAGAAGGGATATTCTTGGAATATACAATGACAGACTGAATCAAGAGAGAATGGTCCATGATTTCAAGACTatcatttttatataaatagtaCAGATTAGTCAAACTTTTCTTCAAGCATTTGACTTTATGGAATTACATGTTGGTAGAACATAGAAGATAGAGTAGCTCTGGAATATTGTGATGCAATTACCATGCACCATCAAACACTAATTGCCCCTCTTCTATGCACTTTTCCTTGTTTACCAATATAATGCAAGTTATCATCTAAGAATGGAAGAAGACACCCAGGTCTACCCAACATCAATGTGGCATAAGAGATATATTCGATGAGATTGCAACTATCCATCAAATATACATGCCACCTGAGTCTACCACATGCACCGGACATGATGGGATCGCAACTATCACATAAATGCTCTTTGAGATTGCACATGTAGCCTTTAATTGGTTGATCAGATTAGATCCATCCATCAAATACCCTTTCACGTTGAATCAATCACATGAAAATTCCAAATACATCACATAAGTAAAGAATATACATAGAACTGATACAGTTCATCAGTTTGCATATGGGATCATTGCCATCAATCTAATACTCTCTTTGAATAATTTGCATGCATCTAACATGTCAAGGACTACATAAAAAAGAATTGTAGCCaatagaaaaataacttgtttgCAGACAAGAGCCTTATTTTGAGATGGAGAGgtatcaaaagaaaataaagttgaCTTGAAAATCTTATGGACTTACATGTAAGCAGATTGCCAATATGAGAACTGGACTCGAACAGATTTATAAGCGAGAAGCAGAAAATGATAGTTAGAGAAATCTTTATAGCAGAAACGGGAAATGGACAAAGTCCAGTACGAAATGCATCAAATTTCTTGTAAGCCTATAAGAAACCAATAGGAAACTAGTCTACTATAGTGTGCCCCTGGACCAGTCTGTTACTCTGTCCCTGAACAGCGATTGACAAATTaactttttattttgaaatcctTTCTCttgcttgaaatatgtatgtAATGGGTGTTTATACAAGCCCACCAAAAATAGAAACATATGCGtgactcttctttctttcctctttttcatATAGCATTTGGTCGTGGAGTGGTGCCTCTAGCAATGATGGGCCCACATCAgcatctccctccctccttccctcctaTATAATAGAAGCCAAATGAAGTCAACCGAGTAAAGAGATTCAACTCAGGCCATCGGCTTCACATTAAATTCCACTCACAAACTAAAGCAATTCCCTAAGCATGTTTCCCAAACTCCAAGTTGACAAGGAAATTTTTTTCACCATAGTTATGCTTGTAACTCACATGTATCTAAGTTCACAGGTTAATGAAGGGAAGGATATGAGTCCAATCTGGAAAGACCTCACTAAAGATCATCTAGATAGGAAGCTGTGACAAAAAATGCCTGATGCGTATCTAATAGTTAGTTCAACATAACAGCTAAACCATTTGACCACTTGGTCTGGTAAATCCACCTGAAACTCATGCATATAGATGGCTAGATATTTGATGGCAAGCAATGACACAAACTCAAATACGCATATTATGTCTAACATATATGAAACTATCTAATAGGACTCTCCCACAAACCAGGTAGGTTTCCATATATGCCCCAATCTCATAATGACCTATGTTTGATTTGCATCATCAAACGAGGAGATAAAGCCAGCAAAAATAAGCTTATGGGAACTTTCCAAGACATGATGCAACAAAAGAAAGTAGCATACAAAGAAAGAGATGATAATCTTAGCTACCTTCACAGTGATGCTGGTAAGACTTAATTACATTAACTGCATCTAAGTATGAACTTGGAAGATGTGGAAGATGACAAGTCCACCAAGAAAACAATTATCAGTTTTTACAACAAAATTTCTGCAATGGAAAAGGAAGTACTCCAAATTTTTGGATTTGTTGAATATTGCCTCGAGGAAGACAACTTACAAATGTTGATTGAAGTCTTTGAAGTTGAGCTATTTCAAACCTTTTACAAAGGATATACAACCCACCACTGTGGAGTGCTCCTACACCTGCTCTGATTCTAAGAGAACAAAGCGCTGAACTGAAATTTCCAGCTCAAGAATGATAATTTTGTCAGTAGTTCTGTTAAGTTTATACCTATGTCTACAAAGAATTCTAACTCTGTGAAACAGACCAAGATGCTGAGGGGTGTCCCAACTCTGTGAAACAGACCAAGATGCTGAGGGGTGTCCCAATCTCCAGAAGCATCAAATCAGGGAAAAATGCAGTTGCTTTACAGTCAAGACATAGATAAGAGGCTCAGTTATTCTTCTGAACCTCTTAAAGATTAGACATTTAGCCCACTTATTAAAGCATATCTCTCTTGGGCCTCAAGTGGTCCTTAGCATAGTTAAAAGAAATTCAATAGTCTTAAGTCTTGTAAACAGCCAGGTGCATGGAGCAATTATTTAGGAAGGATTAATTCAATTGATTCTCTAGCAGCCTCGCTCACTAGCATAGTGCAGTACGATATCTTTTTGGAGCCCAATCCAGTTTGCTTAACTTATAGAAGTTCAAAAAAAGAGCAGTCCGGAAAAAAGAATTGTAAGTGACAACAAAGTTTGGCTtataaacaaagaagaagaattcAAGCATATTAAGAGCCAATAATTGATCAGTACATATGTAAGTGCATGTCGAAATATTGTTCTCCTGGTTTGATGCAACTTATATCTAAAGTCAACAGCATATAATACCATGTTTACAAGTTATTGTTCTAAGGAAAGAGCATGGACAACACATCAAGCTTCATGAATAGGCAATAACTAGTGACGAGAGAGTTAAAGTCTAGCACATCATGTACATCATATTTATCAAACATTTCGAAGCAGTTACAGAGAGAAGAGATGCAAATATAACAAGAATCACAAGTCCGGCAATCAAAAAGTGTTTATttcctaatatatttattttttaatatagttTTATTACTCATAACTAGTAAGAAGGTACCATGGTAAAATAAATACTTGGAGAATATATATCATCAAGTCAGATGACTGCAAAATCCTAACCTGGTATCCTCACTCCTCGCCTCCGGTACATTTCTCCCAGTGTGAAAAACTTAACGATCTCCTCAAGCTCAAGACGTATGTTCCCAAGACCAGCAACATCACTGAACTTTACATCTACACCACCCCTTTCCATGTATTGAGGCAGCCGCTTGCTATTTGCACGTCGTACTCGAGCACCGGACTGCATAAACTTCATTGCCATCTTAAGGTAAGGATTCTGCTCTCCTTTCTCCTCACTCTCATCCTCACCACTACCCTCAAGTCCCACCAAATCCCTCTCCAActccctcatcttcttccgctCCTCTGCCTCGGCCTTCTCTATCTTGAGCCTGTCTTCATAATCTTTCTGCTGCTTCCTGTAGCTAAGCACGACGGTcctataaaaaataaagaatatcaAAGCCCCAATAGCAGTTGCGACATTCTTGTCCCTCGCCATGTCAGCCCACACAAGCGCCATGTGCTGGTAGTTCTTTCTCGCCTGCCGAAGGGACTCCTCGTGCTTGGCCTTCCtcacctccaatctcctcttcctctcatcAGCCTTCTTCTGAGCTCTGAGAGCCTTCTccatctcctccctctcctgccTCACCGTCGCcagctccatcttcctcctctccgccaGCTCCTTCCAAGCCTTCTCAAGCTCTAAAGCCCGCTTCGACTTCGGCTTCGGTTTCAAGAACAACATTGGAAACTTCGCCAACCACCCCAAGTAGGGGCTCGGAACCTCTGGCTTCCTAATCGGCGGAGTATACGCATTAATACAAACAGAATTCAACTGCAACCTATCCCACGATTCCCAAAACTTATCATCCCTCTCGATGGTCGGAAGCACCGTCCTCAAAACCCTAGAATCTTCAAGAATGACCAATACCGGATCTGGTCGCTGCTTCAAATTGACAGAAGGCAATTTTACGATGTGCTTGAGCTTTCCCTCTTCCTTCAGATTCAAGATTTCGGTGTACGGGATCCGATCGCCGACGGTCGGAAGTCCACGAGACCAAGACTTGAGCTCTTCGGGGGAGAGAGCCTCTGTGCTTTTCTTCGCCGGCCGCTTCTTCTCCGCTACCTTGGCTTGGGCCGGGGATTGTGGGAGCGAAGAGGAGATCACGGTTAGGGTTACGGAGAGCTGGAGCAATCCAATGCGAGATTTCTTGGTTTCTTTCTCATCGGATTCTTCAGGACCGATCGAGTTGCAAGAAATCAAAGATTTGGGGGAATTTGATCTTTTCTTGGAGCAAAAACGGATTCTTGGTGGGGTTCGGCGAAGAGAAATgtgagagaaaaggagagaacTCGACGCGGCGAGCTCCATGGGACCGGATGGAAGGAGAGGAGGCGGGAGCGGGGGATTAGAGCACCTCTGGGAGCGGGGATTGGAGCGGCGAAGGGGTGGGATGGAGCTCGGCTTCAGGGCTAGCCATGGGAATCGCGAGGGAGGAACGGGCGTGTCATTGGGAGAGAGATGGATTAGGGTTTAAGAAGTGATGCTCTGAGAGCGAACGGGACGTCATATAGGATAGAGCTCTCGCTGCGATGGTGAGAAGGGGGCAGGGAGCGGGCTTTGCTTCCGGGACGGGTTGAGAAAAGCGATAGATTATAACTTATATTTACTGGCTTTGCTCTATCCGTCACatagaaaatttttattttattttatttatttatttttttcgttAAAAACGGCTACTAATTTCATATAACCCTAATGTGGGTACAACCTGCCAAATCGCAGGAAAGTAAAAGATACAAAGAGGGGTGAATGTCTGAGACAGATGTCCAAAAAAAATCCTCGAAATGCCGAGCAACAAAGGAGGCGGCCCAGTCTGCAGCCCTGTTCGTCTTCCAAAACACATGTCCAATCTGAATCTCACCCATCAACCGCGCCATCATACGGATCTCCCGAATAAGGGGATGACCATCTCCAAACCGGTCCGCCCCTCGGAGCTAGTCGATAACCACAAAAGAATCTCCCTCAAAGCATACCTGCTCCATACCAAGTACGTGCCACGCAGAGGATATATCCTCCCACGCTGCGTGCAACTCTGCCCTGGCCACTGTGAGACCTGGCGTGCGCTGTAACATAGAAATTCATATGATAAATTATTTCCACAGCCATCTGCGTAACTGTCCAAATGAAGGATAGAACAAGCACGTAGTTGTAACCAATCTTTAAAGATTCTAACTTTGGATTATTTATTGGAGCCACAAACTATATGAGAAGCAAATAGGATGCATATGCGAACTTACAAACATCATATCAACACTAGGAAATTTCACATTTGCAACAAAGTAAAAACTTTTATATATTGCATGATCGATGTATTGATTTCAATAAGCTTTTCTCCTGGTGGATAGAGAACTAAGACACTCTTTACCTTTCTTTTCATCAGTTTATCCCTCACAATTGAAAGCATTGTAAAGACTTGGACAACTGGTTGCTCAAAATAAAGATCCCAAATTGCACGAATAGTACAAAAATATCTCAAACGGAATCCGACTAATTCAGGCATTGTGGACATTTCCTcattttcattttattcttaaGTTTcctatttatcaaaaaaaaaatcatttttgacTCACTTTTTATCAACATATATGAATCGTTTTGGTTGTGATGGAATGCATATTCTATTTACTGGTCATATGAAAATTCAGTCAACTTCATATATATAATGTATTTCATACATATGGATGGAAATGAGACGGAGGAACGAATAGCATTTTTGAATTTGCGATACGTAAAAATGACTATGCATTGATAAAacatttctgaaaaaaaaaatttatcactTTCACTTTTGGAGTCTTGTATATAATGTAAAAATTGATCCAATTTCTACTtattattatgatattataatcATATTAAGTACCAACAAATAAATAGATATAGAATGAAATATGCTCTTTaggaataaaataaagatagaaTAATCAAGAGCTATATCGATTTTTTTTAAGCACACTTTTAATGTTCAAAAAAGAATTCGTAGATTTTTTTGATAGTAGAATTTATAGATAGAATACATTGAATTGTATAATAGTAATTCAAGTAATATTTATTAAGAAATGCCAATATATTTGTCCGCGTATTACATGTTCTATCGTAATTTTACTTGTGACAATAGAAGTCAAGTCGCACTATCATATTcctttttttattcaaaaaaaattgatgaaaaGTTTAAGCACAATAATTCTCaataaggatatatatatatatatatatatatatatatatatatatatatatatatatatatatatatatatatatatatatatataagagaaagACTCAATTCGGTATCTATGTAACAATTTCTATTTTGGGGCTTATGTTTACGGGGATGTTGTGCAAAATATACTTCTAAAAATTATCCCATAGATcctatatcatatattattgttataactaaaattgaaaaggattggttATCGAAAATAATTGATGCAAATTAGTAgtaaatcaatttaattttgttATACCACCAAGGCAACACTTTGAGATGCAAATTTAAGAACAAGTCAATGGTTCTAGtttgccttgaattttatggtcACCGCTAGGCATCTATTTTTTCTCTTGCCAATAGGAGGTTTAAATAGTGTCTTTGAGTTGCAATCAATTGAAGGGAATAATCTAAATTAGATCCAATAAAATATCGGAACTAATTTTTGAAAGAGGATAAGTAAAATGgaattcaatatcaaaataaaaatagtaataGAATATGATTGGATAAAAATGTTACCCATTTTAGATCATATTTGGTGGCATGGTCAAGTGGTAAGGCGTGGACTACAAATCCTTTATCTCCCGTTCAAATCCATGTGTCACCTTGTGGGAACAATCCAAGCTACAAAAATCTTTCGCCAATACATTGATTTGCGATCCAATCTCACTTTTGAGTTAGGTTCTATAATGTACTCCTACATTGTAGAATGGGCCATTGTATGATATAGTTATTAGATCCTCCCTTGCGTAGAGAGATATCTTCCATATAAACGTTGTAATTCATCTCCTGAGCTAGGGTCGGAATTGGACTCGGATCGGCCTGAGGCCCATCGAGCTAAGCTGATTTCAAGTTGGGCTACGAGCTAAGTCTAAAAAATTTTAGATCGAATTTAGGCTTAAATATAGAGCTCAGATATTTTTCGGGCCGACTTGGATATATCATTGGCTTGACCCAAGCCCAGCATGAGCTCGAGCCCAGACAAGGTCCCAAACGGAGCTCAAACTCAGGCCCTAAAATAGATTCTGAATTTAGATACTTATTTACGAGCtgcctaaaaaataaaaatgctatTTCTAATTATGCTATAAATTTGCTTTCCTGGTAAATATATTTATGATCATCAAATGATTGCTAATATAAAGCTATAATATTTCATCAAGAAAAAAAGTAAAGCTACAGCATGAAGATTAAAAGATTAAGCTTCAAGCAGATTCGAGCCAGGCTAATTTTTAACCTAAATGGATAATTTGAGCTATCTCAATCAGGTTCGGATGAGGCTCTGAGtcagaattttttaaaaatttttaggtCTAAGCTCAGCATTAAGTctggaaaataaagaaaaaaaataggccAGACTTAGGTAAAGAAGCGGTAAGCCTAGTCCATTCTGTTTTCAGCCCTTAAGCTCCCAACATGGATGGATTCTTCTCGAAGCTGGTACCTTGAGGCCTTCCACGCTGGCAGTTTGTTGGCCCCATCTTTCTAACCAATAAAATGTTGCCATGTGTTAATTAATGTGCCATATCCGGCTGTCCCTGCTTCTCCGTTTCCTGTCGGCCTCTCGCCCAGCCATGGCGACGCCCCCTTCCGTTTCCTCTCCCCTTTTGCCGCTCTCATCTCCTTCTctcctttccctttttcttcttccgttGAGACTTCAGAGAAATATAAGAAGCGAATAGGGCGAAGACCAAGGCGCGGAAGGCGAGAGAGAAAGAGCGATGGCGATCCTGTACGCTTTGGTGGCCCGGGGCTCCGTGGTGCTGGCGGAGTTTAGCGCGACGCCGACGAACGCCAGCGCGATCGCCCGCCAGATCCTCGAGAAGATTCCCGGCACCAATGACAGCCACGTCTCCTACTCCCAGGACCGGTACGTCTTTCATGTCAAGTGCACCGATGGGATCACCACCCTCTGCATGGCCGACGACACCGCCGGAAGTGagtattccttctctctccctctcctgccTCTTCGATTCGTTTAACTATTTGATTCTTGACGTGCATTGGATTGGAAGTCGGCCCCTTTCTGGTGGGCGGTCAAGTTTATGTGATGGGATCGCATCGTTTATGTCCCCTTTGAGTCGAAATTTGAGGATTTGGTGCTTCCATTGCTTGGATTTGGCTATAGTTGCGAGAAAGTCGATAACTTGGGGCAGGCTTTTATGACTCTTAGGGATATCTcagttgatgaagaagatttctTGAAAACCTAGAGAAACATGTGTAGTTGCTATGATCTATTGATTATTCTAATCAAGATTATTGATGTTGTCTTCTGAGTCTTGGTTCCTATTCCAATTTTGGGCTGCCTAGCGTACATGATCTGGAATTGATAAAGTATGAGATTGAGTTCCATTGAACTTTTTTTGTTAATAGAAAGTTCTTCGTAATTTAGGTATAAATGATGCCAAGGTACCTAAAAAATCTGTTATAAGTTGTTTCTGTTATTCTAATTATTAAAGATTGTTTAGAGCCTGCTGCTGCCTAGGAAATTATTGGAGCAAGCTTTGCTTCTTCCCAACAACGAAGACCTGCTTTACAGATTCTACTTTGCCTGCTGTCATCAATTTGTGTATTATGCTTTGCCACGTCCTTCAAAAATAGTTGTCTTCTTCCATCCTGCAATGTTCTAGCTACTTGTCTTATTCTTTCTGCCAATTGATAGTTGAATAATTAATAGTTGCTAAATTTTTCTGTTCATCTGCATTATTTTGAGTTGATTGATGATATTGTAACTCAATATAACGCAACTTACACTTCAAAAAAAATTGTGCAGCAAAATTTCTTTG encodes the following:
- the LOC103719540 gene encoding probable inactive ATP-dependent zinc metalloprotease FTSHI 2, chloroplastic, encoding MELAASSSLLFSHISLRRTPPRIRFCSKKRSNSPKSLISCNSIGPEESDEKETKKSRIGLLQLSVTLTVISSSLPQSPAQAKVAEKKRPAKKSTEALSPEELKSWSRGLPTVGDRIPYTEILNLKEEGKLKHIVKLPSVNLKQRPDPVLVILEDSRVLRTVLPTIERDDKFWESWDRLQLNSVCINAYTPPIRKPEVPSPYLGWLAKFPMLFLKPKPKSKRALELEKAWKELAERRKMELATVRQEREEMEKALRAQKKADERKRRLEVRKAKHEESLRQARKNYQHMALVWADMARDKNVATAIGALIFFIFYRTVVLSYRKQQKDYEDRLKIEKAEAEERKKMRELERDLVGLEGSGEDESEEKGEQNPYLKMAMKFMQSGARVRRANSKRLPQYMERGGVDVKFSDVAGLGNIRLELEEIVKFFTLGEMYRRRGVRIPGGILLCGPPGVGKTLLAKAVAGEAGVNFFSISASQFVEIYVGVGASRVRALYQEAKENAPSVVFIDELDAVGRERGLIKGSGGQERDATLNQLLVCLDGFEGRGDVITIAATNRPDILDPALVRPGRFDRKIYIPKPSLIGRVEILKVHARKKPMADDVDYVAVASMTEGMVGAELANIVEIAAINMMRDGRSEITTDDLLQAAQIEERGFLDKKDRSPEMWKRLALNEAAMAVVAVNFPDIKNIEFVTIAPRAGRELGYVRVKMDHMKFKEGMLSRQSLLDHITVQIAPRAADEIWYGENQLSTIWAETADNARSAARSFVLGGLSEKYYGLSDFWVADRINEIDLEALHVLNNCYELAKEILRRNRLLMDSVVNRLVDKKSLTKQEFFNLVKEHGHLEPMPRNIVDIRNSKRLQFQQMMMARKESTHGSRL